The following DNA comes from Streptococcus pasteurianus.
CAACCCAGATGTCTGTTCTTACTTAATTGAAGCAATTAGTTTGGTATTGACAGAAGGAAATATTGCTTATGTGAAATGGGATATGAATAGACATCTTACAGATTTGTATTCTACATTTTTATCAGCTGAACAGCAAGGAGAATTATCACATCGCTATGTGCTAGGGTTATATTCTATATTAGAAACATTGAATCAAAGATTTCCTCATATTCTTTTTGAGAACTGTTCTAGTGGGGGTGGAAGATATGATGCAGGTATGCTTTATTATATGCCACAAACATGGGCTAGTGATAACACAGATGCCATTAGTAGGTTAAAGATACAACAGGGGACTAGTTTGATATTTCCAGCTATCACAATGGGAAGCCATGTATCAGGTGTTCCGAACCATCAAGTTGGTAGGGTAACACCGTTGAAAACTCGTTTCCATGTTGCTATGAGTGGAAACTTGGGATATGAGTTAGATATTACGAAGTTGTCAGATATTGAAAAAAATGAAATTGCAGAGCAGATAATATTTTATAAATCCATAAGAGATGTAGTGCAATTTGGTCATTATTATCGATTATCCGATTTTACAAAACAAAATCAAGGAGGATGGCAATTTGTTTCTGAAGATGGTAAAGATGTTTTAGTGACTTATGTGCAGATATTATCTCAACCGGCATATGAAATTCCTATTTTATATCTCAATGGTTTAGATCCAAAAGCTAATTATAGAGAAAAAGGTAGTGGGGAAATTTATGGTGGAGATGAATTAATGTATTCAGGGCTTACTATCCCAAGAACAAAAGAAGATTTTCATAGCACATTATATCAATTTGAAAAAATTTAAAAATGAAGGAGTAGTATCATGAGTAAGGAAAAGCAATATCAACAAACAGCAGAAGATATTTTGCATTTGGTGGGTGGAAAAGATAATATTATTAGTGCAGCTCACTGTGCGACACGTTTACGACTTGTATTGAAAGATGAAAATAAAGCAAATACAGATGAAATAGTAAAATTAGATTTAGTTAAAGGCCAATTCTCAACAGGTGGACAGTATCAAATTATTATAGGAAGTGGAACTGTTGATGAGGTATATAAATACTTCATACAACAAAGTGGACTTTCAGAAAGTAGTAAGAGCGAAGTAAAAGCTGCAGCTGATAAAAAAATGAATCCATTCCAGCGATTTGTCAAAATGCTCTCAGACGTTTTTGTTCCTATCATTCCAGCTTTAGTCGCAAGTGGTTTCTTGATGGGGTTGAATAACATACTTACGGCCTCAGGGTTATTTATAGAAGGCAAATCCTTAGTTGAAGCATACCCTGCTATATCAGATTTAGCCTCAATGATTAATACAGTAGCTAGTGCAGCGTATGCGTTTTTACCAATTCTTATTGGATTTTCTGCCGCAAAAATGTTTGGAGCTAATCAGTTTTTAGGTGGCGTTGTAGGTATGGTTATGGTTTCTGGTGATTTGCTAAATGCTTATAGCTATGGTACAGCAGTTACTGAAGGCAAGATACCGATGTGGCATATATTGGGATTATCAATCGAAAAAGTTGGTTATCAAGGGACAGTACTTCCAGTATTAGCTGCTGTAGCTTTATTGGCTGTTATAGAAAAAAGATTGCACCGTATAATTCCAGAAGTACTAGACAATTTATTGACGCCAGCTTTAGCAGTGCTATTAACTTCATTTTTAACATTTACAATAGTAGGTGGTGTGATGAGAACAGCAGGTGATTGGATAACTAATGGTCTTTTGTGGCTACATGATAGTTTGGGGGTAATTGGAGGAATGGTCTTCGGATTTATTTATGCACCTCTTACTATGACAGGCATGCACCATAGTCTTTTACCAGTAGATATTCAATTAATTGCTTCAGGAGCGTCATTTTTACTTGCTATTGCTGCTTGTAATAATGTTGCACAGGGGGGAGCGGCTTTAGCAGCAATGAAATGTACCACAGATAAAAAAATGAAAGGAATTGCAGCTTCTTCAGGGATTTCTGCATTGCTAGGCATTACTGAGCCAGCAATGTTTGGAGTTAATTTAAAAATGAAATATCCTTTTTATGCAGCAATGATTGGTTCTGCAGTAGGATGTGGATATGTTACCTTGACTAACGTTTTAAATATTTCTCCAGGAGCTGCCGGAATAATAGGATTTATCTGTATTCAACCAAAAGGAATGTTAAACTTTTTAATCGGTACCATCATCTCTTTAATTGTCGCTTTCATTACTACCATTGTGTTCTCAAAACTAAAAAGATTTCAATCTTAACATTATGTGAAAGTGAGAATTGATAAGAAATTATTAGTGGATACTAGATAACAAGATTTTCATCAAAGCTGAACAGGAAAAATGTTCAGCTTTTTCTTGTCTTCCTGTCTCTTTGATCTACTGGGAGGAATTTGACAACAAAAGCATTGCTCTAGTTGCAGAAGCTCTCAGCAAGTCTTATGATAGAAAAAACGTTGATAAATACCTCGTTTTGCTTGGTGGCGAACAGCTAGAAGTTGTTAAACTATAAAACATCATATTGTTTTATCACTTGAATAAAAATAACCCTCTGAGATGTCCTTGTCTCAGAGGGTTATTAGTTGTAAATGAAATGATTTTTGAATTCAGAGAATATTAGCTCCAGAATTTAGCAGCAATTTCTTGCCCTTGTTTGATTTTAGCCCATTGTTGTGGAATAGC
Coding sequences within:
- a CDS encoding sucrose-specific PTS transporter subunit IIBC, giving the protein MSKEKQYQQTAEDILHLVGGKDNIISAAHCATRLRLVLKDENKANTDEIVKLDLVKGQFSTGGQYQIIIGSGTVDEVYKYFIQQSGLSESSKSEVKAAADKKMNPFQRFVKMLSDVFVPIIPALVASGFLMGLNNILTASGLFIEGKSLVEAYPAISDLASMINTVASAAYAFLPILIGFSAAKMFGANQFLGGVVGMVMVSGDLLNAYSYGTAVTEGKIPMWHILGLSIEKVGYQGTVLPVLAAVALLAVIEKRLHRIIPEVLDNLLTPALAVLLTSFLTFTIVGGVMRTAGDWITNGLLWLHDSLGVIGGMVFGFIYAPLTMTGMHHSLLPVDIQLIASGASFLLAIAACNNVAQGGAALAAMKCTTDKKMKGIAASSGISALLGITEPAMFGVNLKMKYPFYAAMIGSAVGCGYVTLTNVLNISPGAAGIIGFICIQPKGMLNFLIGTIISLIVAFITTIVFSKLKRFQS